From the Armatimonadota bacterium genome, the window CGGTCCCAGCACGAAATAGTTCGGGTGAGGCTGCACATAATGCGCGAAGTTGGTGGTATAGTCCCACACATACAGACGCTGGCTCATCTTGGACCAGCCGCGTATGTCATCGGCAAACGCCTGATTGCTCGGATGCTCTAACGGCTGCGCAAAGTTGCACTCGATGGAACACAAACGCACGATCACGTTGGGGCGAGGCTTCAGCGTCCTCGTCGGCTTGCGCGTGTATTGATACGCTAAGGTGTCAAACGCCACATGCGGAAACTCTTTCTCCAGACGCTCGGCGATGTAGTTCACCATGTCCAGCACCGAACCCGCGTGGCTGCCCTCGCGCTCGTCTATCGCTTTGCAGTTCTCGCACTCGCACCAGCCTGCCCAGTCGTTCTGCGAGATGGAGATGATGCTCGCTTCTGGAGACTCTTGGAGCCACTGGCGTACCCGCTCCACCAGAAACTCGCGCAAATCGGGATTGGTGCAGCACAGCTGGGCATACTGGTATGTGCGCTTACCCTCCCGCAGGCTATACCACTCCGGGTGCTTTTCAAAATACTGCTCCGGCGGAACCAGCGGATAGAAGGTATGCACAAAACCCTTGTAGATGATTTTGCCACCGTGCTTCTCAGTCAAACGCGCCGAGTTGCCGTTGTAATAGTTACGCGCCGCCCAGTCGCCGTCAAAAGCGGGATACCAGAACGGCTCGCGGTATTCAAAGGCGGGTTTCTCCTCAATGTTCAGAGCAGGCAGGCGCAGGGTGCTTCTTTTCGGGATATGCGTTGCCCAGGGCGTCCACCAGCGCACGCCACACTGTGTGCTGAGGAATCGGTAGACGGCATACAACGTCCCGCGCGGTCGCCCGCCTGCCAGCAGCAGGTAGTTGCCTTTGGTGCGGATGGTGAGTTGTTCGCCTGCGAATTCGCCCAGTTTCACTTCGGGGAAGACCGCTTCAGCGGGATGCCCCGGTCCGACGATGATACCGTTTTGCGGGATTTCGCCGGGGTGCACCTCGCGCAGCTCGAAGCGTGCTCCGGTGATTTGTTGCAGGTAGCTGGCGAGTTCTTCGGCGGCGTAGCGTTCGGTTTGGGTAGCGCCATACTGGATGAAGATGGGCAGTCGCGCTTTGCCGCCAGCAGCCAGCGTCAATTGTGACTGCGCGGCGGTTGTGCAGAGTAGCACGAACACAGGGCACATTCCTAAAGCGACTTTCATCGTTTGTCCTCCTTTATAGTCGTTCGTAGTCTTTTTCCTGGAGCAGGCTGTAATCCCGCTGTTTGGATGTTAGCAGAGCGCAGTGAAGCATCTCGCTTTTGCAACATTGAGATGCTCTGCTGTCGCTCAGCGCAACAGTATCAGCATCTCTCGCCCGAACCATCCTATCGTCATCTACACCTCGCTCCGGTACCAAAAATACTCGCATGGGTAAGCAGTTCCTGCCAGGTCTGTCGTGGTCATTGTGCCGCCCTACCAGCCTCCCCGTCTTCCTGCTTGATTTTGCGCCTATTCGTAAAAAATCCTTAACACGCCCTTGACAAACGCCCGGAAAGGATATAAAATCATAGTGTAACTCTTAAACGATTAAGAGAACGCTGCCTAAAAAGTACTGACGGAGGTATCAAGGCACTTTGCTGCCTGATATAACGCGCTGTCTACCATCCGTACGGCGCTATATAAACCATCATCACTCTACAAGGAGGGTGCATTACATGAACCGCAAAGCGTTTACGCTGATCGAGCTGCTGGTGGTGATAGCGATTATCGCCATTCTCGCAGCGATCCTCTTCCCCGTCTTCTCGCAGGCGCGTGAGAAAGCGCGGGGTGCAACCTGCCTCAGCAACCTGAAGCAGATTGGTCTCGGCGTCATGATGTATGTCCAGGACTATGACGAGACCTTCCCCATGTCGCAGTACGGCGGCGGTAGCACCGGCGTGCCGCAGCAGGCGTGGTACAGCGTGATCTGGCCCTACGTCAAGAACGGTGACCGCTACCGCGATGCTCAAGGGGTAGAGTACAGCTGGGGCACTCATGGTATCTACGCCTGTCCGTCCTTCCCTGACCGGAATCAGAGCGGTAAGTACGGCTGCCACTATGACGTATTTGCCGACTTTTGGAACTGGCCTGTTGGTGGTACCGACGCGCGCCACCGGGTAACCCCCATTTCCGCACTGGAGACCCCTGCGGAGAAGGTGATGATTACCGAGAAGGGTGTCAATGACGCCTTCTGGGGCTGGGTGTACTTCGGCACCTGGGAGTGGGACTGGGTGGACTGGATCGGCAACCCGCCACAGAGAGATGGTGCCGAACGTGCTCTGCAGCGTGACTGCGACCTGGTGAACGATGGCGATGGCAACGCCACCTGGGCTGGATGCGGTATGATGCCGCGCTATCGCCACACGGGTACCGCCAACGTGGTGTTCTTCGACGGGCATGCCAAAGCCATGGGACGCGGACAGATCCTGTGGTACAGGAACATCTACGTGCCTGTGGGCTTGCCGGCACAGTGGCACTCTGAGGGCTGGTATCCATACTAGTATAGCGTGGTTACCAAGCCGATAATTAGGGACGGGGCTGACTTTGCCCCGTCCCCTTATCTGCAGGAGGAGAGATGCAGGATGGAGAACAACAAGAAGGTGCTCATTGCGGTGGTACTCATTATCCTCGCGGTGCTGGTATTCGCATTCCAGTATCAACGGACGAAGGAGCCGCCGCCTAAGAAAGTGACAGCCGAGGACATCAAAGCGGAGATTCAGCGCATCCAGAACGACCCACGTATGCCCCCACAAGCGAAGGCGATTGCCATCAACCAGCTTCTACAATATCACCCCGAGGTAGCGAAAGAACTGCAACAGCAGGGGAAGTAGGTGCCATCCACCAACACGGGGCTTGCAAGCGCAAGCCCCGTGTGTTTTCACCCCGCGGGAGGTGAGCTTCTCTCAAAACTGCCCTCTCCACCGGTTCCACCACCAACGCCGTTTTGCTATGTGAGACCATGCTCGTAGCTTGCGCTGTTGCTCCGGGCTCAGATGAAACGCTTTAGCCATCTTGCCTGCCCGGTACGCTCGCCACATCTGCCAGCGGTGCCAACGCCACGCCCACAGCTTGCGCATCTTCTCGCGCTGCTCGGGAGTGAGCACCGACCCGATTTGCTGCCTGGTGTTCCGACGCAGATCCAGCAACTGCTTGTGCTTCTGCTCCGGCGTTAATGTGCTATCCGCGCGGATTTTGCGCGCCTGTTCTCGGGCGTTGCTCATGATGTCCCGGATCTTCGCCTTTTGCTCGTCGCTCAGCTGCAACCACCTGGCCAGGGCGTTCCAGCGGTGCAGGCGGCGTTGCGCCAGCACTCCCGCGCCCGGTTTGGCGCCTTTGCCAGCACCCTGCGCCAGTACAGGCTGGCTACACCATATCGCCACAACACCGATCAACGTCCACAGCACAAAGACTGTTTTCCGCATCGCTCATCCCTCCTGTTTTCTACTCTACCCGTGCTTATAGACGTTGCGATGGCGAAAGGGTTCAAACGCAGGAGCCTCTCTGCCCGGAAGCGAACTCTTTCGTAGAACCGTTCAGGAGGCGGTAAGTGGCAACCTGGTACGTGTGGACAATGGACGACGCAGGCGCAGGCGATAACCAGATGGTAGAGGCGATGCGCCAGACGTGTGCTTTTCTGGAAGCGCGAGGCATAAGGTTAACCCTGTTTGTCGTGCCCAAACCGGGTGGGCAACCGATGAGCGAGCAGTGGATCCACGCACTGTGCGAGGTGCGGGATGCGGGACACGACCTGCAGCTACACGGTCTGACGCACGAAGACTGCTTTGAGTTCGGTCCCCCCAACTGGCCCGCGACAGATATATCGCCTTCGTTCATGGAAGAATTTGAACGCCGGCGCGAGGAGCTGATGCCCCGCTATACCCTGCCCAATCTGCGACGGCGCATCGAGGAGGGGATAGGTATTTTTGAGGAGCGACTGGGCGTGCATCCCTCTATCTTTCGCGCACCATGTGGCGCAATGTCCAAGCCGATGTTCGAAGCTTTACATCAGGTGGGCATTCGCTACGAAACGGGCACGTTCATCAGCGGTACCGGGTATGAGCATCTGCCCCATCGCAGCGGAATGATTGCCCAGAAGTGGGTGAGCGGTTTTCCCCGCACCCCCTTCCGCTGGTACAGCGACGTGATAGAGATACCCATCCTGAACGAGTACACCTGGCGCGGCGCGTGGCAGAGGGAACAGGAGTTTCTCGCGCTGGCGAGGGAGGACGTGAGCCGTATCGCGCAGGAGAGCGAAGTGGCGGTGCTGTTAACGCATACGCACGGTGTAGGCGATAACCTCGATTACGCCTTTCGACTGATGGATGCGGTGATAGAGCATGTACGTTCCCACGGGCTGGGCGATTTCGCCACGCTGGGCGAGCTGGCAGCGGATGGCACAATAGAACAAGCGATGCGAGGGACGGGACCGGATATCCTGAGCGTATAGGAGGCAATATGATGTATCGCATTGGCGAAGAAGAAGTGGAGGAAGTACGCAAGGTGCTGCTCAGTGGGCTCCTGTTCCGCGTGGGTGAGGGAGTAGAGGGGCACCTGCATGAGGTAGACCGGTTTGAGCGCGAGTGGGCACAGACCATCGGCACGGAGTATGCGCTATGCATGGCAGGGGGCGGCACTGCTGCGCTCATTTGCGGGCTGGTAGGCATGGGTATCGGGCCGGGCGACGAGGTGATCGTGCCCGGCTACACCTGGATGGCGACCGCCACCAGCGTACTGGCGGTAGGGGCGATACCGGTTATCGCCGAGGTGGACGAGACGCTCGCCATAGACCCCGAGGATGTGCGTCGTAAAATCACGCCGAACACGCGGGCAATCATCCCTGTTCACATGGTAGGACGGCCTGCCAACCTTCAGGCGTTACTGGACATCGCTCACGAGCACGGCTTGATGGTGCTGGAAGACTGTTGCCAGGCGGACGGTGGCAGCTACCGAGGCAAGCGGTTGGGCAGCTGGGGTGACGCGGGCGCATTCAGCTTCAACTACTTCAAGATTATCTCCTGTGGAGAAGGCGGCGCGTTGACCACAAACAACCGCACCCTGTACGAACGCGCCCTGGTGTTCCACGACGGCGGAGCAGCGTTCCGCCCCTACGCCAAAGATCTGGGCATTCCTATTTTCGTCGGCATCCAGCTGCGCGCGGACGAAGTGATGGGGGCGATATTGCGCGTGCAGTTGCGCCGGCTGGACGGCATCCTGAACGACCTGCGCCGCATCCGCAAACGGTTCGAGCAAGAGCTGTCGGATGTGCCGGGCTTGCGCATCGCACCTAACAACGACCCTGCAGGGGACTGCGGTGTGGTGGTGGCTTTCCAGTTTGACTCGGAGGCGGATGCGCGGGCATTTGCCCAACAGGCAGGTGGCTGGCTGCCTATCGACAGCGGCAAGCACGTCTATTCCAACTGGGAGCCTCTGTTGCAGAAGCGTATCATGCACCATCCTGACATGAACCCCTTCAACCACCCGCGCAATCAGGGATTGCGCGCCGAGTACACGCCAGACATGTGCCCGCGCACGCTGGATGTTCTCGCACGTACGGTGTTTATCTCTCTTCATCCTGACTGGAGCGAGGACGCGGTGACGAAGCGCATCGAGACGTGTCGGAAGGCGGTGAGGGAGGCGGTAGCACAGTGACCCCGGCGACGTGGTGGGCGATTGCGTTTATCGCCGCGTGTGTGGTGCTGATCGTATGGGTACGGGTAAAATATCCTTTGCCGGACCCTGCCAGGAGTCGTCGCCCTGCGCGCCGTCGCACCTCGTCTCGTCGCCAGCGCACCGCCAGGCTCTCTTCCAAGGCACGAGGACGTTAATGGTGTCCCGTCAAAGCAGGGGGTTATTACAGCAAACATCTTATCGGAGGAGAGATTGCTTCAGCACTTCGTGCTTCGCCGTGACACCAGGCAGCCTCCATCGTGTCACTGCGAGGGGCGTCTGGAACATCGCGTTGAACACACCCTGAGTGGAAGAGTCACTCAATCTATGTTATACTGTAGAGTGAGTGGCTTAAGTAGTAAGGAGGAGCCTATGGGCTATACCAACTTCGACCAGATTCTCGAAGACGCTGCACGGCTAAAGCGCAATAAGGTGGCTGTAGCCTGTGCACACGAGCAGTCGGTAATGGAGGCGCTGCGCTTGGCACAAAATGCCAGTCTGGCGCAGCCTCTTTTTATAGGTGACGCCGAACGCATCTATGCTATTGCACACGACCTGGAATACGCCATCACCCCCGATATGGTACTGGATGAGCCCGACGACATCGCGGCGGCGCGACGGGCGGTACAGATGGTGCGGGAGGGCGAGTGCGACGTACTGATGAAAGGACAAATCCACACCGCAGACCTGCTGCGTGCCATCCTGGACCGTGAAGCAGGCTTGCGCACCGGTCGCATCATGAGCCATGTGTTCATCCTGGAGCTGAAAGACCGCTTGCTGATGGTCACCGACGGCGCGATGAACATCAAGCCCGACCTGATGCAGAAAGCGCAGATTATCTGCAACGCGGTGTTCGTGGCTCAGGGACTGGGCATTCGCCGACCGAAAGTAGCTGTGCTGGCTGCGGTGGAGACCGTCAATCCCGACGTGCCATCCACCATCGACGCTGCCATCCTCTCCAAAATGGCGGAACGCAACCAGATACCGGATTGTATCGTGGATGGGCCCTTCCAGATGGACAACATCCTGTCCGAGGAAGCGGCGCGGATGAAGAGGCTGAACAGCCCCGTAGCAGGCAACGCGGACATCGTGCTGGTTCCTGATATCGAGGCGGGTAACGCGCTGGTAAAGATGTTCGCGCATGCCAGCAGCGGGCGGGTGGCCGGTATTCTGGTAGGGGCATCTGCGCCGGTGGTGTTGACCAGTCGTGCCGACACGGCGGAGTCTAAGATGTTGTCGATTGCGGTTGCCGCTATTCTGGCGAACCCGCCGCGCCGAGCGCGAATTAGATTGGGTACGGTGTCGGTGTAAGCGGAGCGTATACGGGGAGGGCGAGGCTCCTGCCGAGCTGTTGATGTCACACAGCCCTTTGAACTTTCCCCCTTTCCCTATAAGGGAAGGGGATGGGATTGGTCTGGCGCAGGGGAGGGCATCCCCGCTCCGCAGCTCACAAGGACACATGGGATACGGAGGAAAAACTTTTTACAAAATTGACAAATGACAGGATACTAGACAGTGGAACGATATTTCGACGTACCAACGAGATGCCCTGCAAGTACAGCGCACTGGTCGCCCAGCTGCCGTCCTCCAGCGGCTTCTGCTGCTCTACCAACTCGCCCGCTCCGCACGCCACACCACACGGATACCGCGTCAGGTCCTTTTCGGACCACTACCCTTTCTCCCTACAGGGTTTACTATCACTCCTGTTGCTTAAGCACTTTTTACGAGGTGGCTTCTGGTAGCGCAGAAAGGTGAGCAGCACCCGCCTTCCCTCTTCGGGCACGTTTTGCTATCCCCTGTATAGCTCGTACAGAGGAATAAAACGAACAAGAGCATGGTAAACACATAATCCGACAATTATCCAGTAGGTCACTGCCGGCAATAACCAGACACGAGTGACGTTAACGTAGCCCATTGGCTCTCCTCGCAAAAGCCGCTGCCTGGCAAGCTCAGACACGATGAAAAATGTGAGAAAGGACAATAGCCAGTAGCCTTCAATCACTTCAGAAGTCTGCTGGGGGAACTGCACGAGAACGCTGAAATTACCCGTTCGGGTGAACATGCAATGCGCAGCACGGGAGAGGATCTCTCCTAGTTTTGCTTGACCCAGCCTCGCAAGCAGGTAACCAGTGACGAACCACGCGCCCGCGAAAAGATACGAAAGCACTATACCCCGTTGGAAGTAATCCGTCAGTTGATGATTGCCTGCTCCTAACCTCGCCCTTGCCTGCACGTAAGCCAAAAGGCTGCAATACAGGAAAATGGGCGGAACTATCACTGCAAGTATGAAGATTCCTGTACCCGTCGTTAGCATCTACCTCCTCCACACTCACCTGCTATTGCGAACACATGTGTCAAAACAGCTCATGCACCAGCTTATCGTTCCAGAGTGTCTAGCGTGACAGGAATCATCACGACTGCAAACCGTCCCCACTGTGAAGCAAAAAAACTTCAGCAGAGGGCCAGGCAGAAACAAACAAATGACACGTACAGAATCGCAGAAAGCCCCTTGTTTACGCCTACACTGCTCAAGTAAACTGTTGGCGTCTGCGATACAGCCCTTCACAAACTGATCACACATGGAGCGTGGGTAAGGTCCGCCTTGACTAAAAAGACAGTCTTTGCGCAAGTCATAGCTGCTACTATATAGCGGGACAACCATCCGCTCCGGCAAGTAGAACTGTCCTTTGGGAGATACTCGCAACCCTTCTTCTCCAGCTTGGATCCAAACCCACCTCCACGGCGTCTCGGCACTGCCCTGCTAGCAGCGCTTGCCCCCAGAGCACATTGTAATGGTGGTGCCGCATTTATCTGTGTTTTGCTTAGGTTCTTGTAGCAACACATTGAGTACCATCAGAGCCAGCAGTACAGAGAGCGTAACAAGGCCGGCTGAACTTATGTCGCTGAAGGAGCTCATCCAAGCTATAATGAAAAGACCAGATCCAAAGAAGCCTCTCAGGTGCCTACACCATCGCAAGTCCTCGCTCAGAGAGTCGTACAGGTGCAGCCTGCGAATGAGCCAGAAGGAGCCGTAGGCAACCAACGGAATGGCATTACCCACATACACTACTACAGCCATTCCAACCACTAAGGCTGTAAGTGCCCGCCAGCGCGAGGATGCATTATATCGTACAAGTAAGGCATAAACCGATATCAGGGTAAGAGCCGGAAGCCATACCCATGCGCTTACCGTGGTGCGTATGAGCAACAGGAGCAAGACAAACGTCTCCGCTGCGGTTAAACCCCATTCATGCACTAAGTCGCGCTGCATAGTTTCCTCCAATCCATCTGCGGTGAGCAGGGTTGCTGCTCACCGCGATTTATCTAATACTGCGAGATGTCCAGCCGCTTGTATCTCGGTATCGGGTAAGGCTTTCTTACGGGTTTCGCCGGCTCCTCTGGCTTGGGCCGCAACCCAAGCCACCCGGCGGCACCACATATACTAGCACACCCGTTGAATATCCAGCGGCAAATGGCATCCTTTTCGCACTCCTGCTTGAAGGCATCGACAGCATTTGCCACGCACTCCCTCCACTGCATATTGAAGGGGTTTGGTACACCGCAATCCGCGATTAACGCCAAGAGCGGTGCTGCAAAGCCTCCGAGGCAGCCTAGGCACACTGGAGTTACAACCGGGCGCAACCACCCAGTCCAGTTGGAGAAGAAACCTCTCGTCGTCGCATAGGATACACTAATGCCTCTGTCCACAATCCACAGATAGCTGTTGAACAGCCCTGTGCCTGGTTCATCACCAACTTGGACAACTACCCATCTCCACGGCGTCTCGGCACTGCCCTGCTGATACCGCAACACCCCGAACAGGTCATATAGGTTGTTGCTGACCACCTGCGCGCTCCCGTTCGTGATCACACCCGCCGTGCCTAACGGGTCAAAGTGATGCCACTGGTTCATGTCGGTTTCGTAGACCTCTCCTCCTTACCCCTCCACTGGAAAGAGAGACACACCCCTGTTTCATTGCACGGTTTCACTGTTCTTGTTCAATTTGCGGCATGTAGATTGAGAACGTGACGAGATGCCCTGCACGGTCTTTCACCAGAGCGTCCAGTTGAGCTCGAAGTTCCTCTGCCTGCACTAGGGCGTATATACTTGTCCACCTCCCTTGTCTCCTGCTGGTGTACTTGGAGGTAGTTTCCCCTCGCACCCCATCCGAGAATAACAGCGTGACAACGCCTTGCTTCGTCTTGCCGCCTGAACGGCTGAAAACCACTGCAACGCTCTTGGTCTCGCCAGTGCGCGGATGGTACCAACGTACTTTTTCATTGCGGTAGCGCTGCTGATAGAACCTTTCAACATCTTCTCGTCTTGCTGGCACCACCGCAACATAGCCTACGTCGTATTCGATTTTCCCTTGATTTTTGTCAGCCAATATTTCTACTCCTATGACCTCCGTCCCTGACGGGAAAAATAAAGGTGGTTCTAACGCCTTGGTGCCTATCTTTCTTAGTACCATCGTCTTCATGTCCGTACCCCTTTCTTTTCGGCTTTTTTAGGGGATGTTCAAGGAGGTTGATTGGGTTGCGTGCCTAATTGTTATCCGGCTCCTGAGCGAGAGCGCACCTTCTCCAGCATATGGCTGGGCCCCCGCCTTCGCCCGGGCAAAGCTTTTCACAGCAGTCGCCACACCTGCTGCTGGGTAGACTGAGACAAGGTTTGTAGCATCCTCCGAAATAGTCGCGGTTGTTAATATCTGCACAAATTGCCTCACAGCCAAGCTTCAAGACGTTCTCACACAGCGAGGATCCCTCAGGTAGCGCCTTGCAATAGGCAGCGAAAGATTTGCAAATAGTCAAACAACCTGCGTATGCCGGATCGCTGGGATTCTTGGGTGGGCACTTCGGGTTCCCACGACATCCCGGACCTACGCACAATCTGCCAGGAAAAATCACCCAGCACCAATTCCTCCACCCCATGCTCACCAGAAGGCCCTCATCACCTATCCTGTCGGTCTTCCACCTCCACGGCGTCTCGGCGCTGCCCTGTTGATACCGCAACACCCCGAACACATCAACCAGGTT encodes:
- the ptb2 gene encoding phosphate butyryltransferase; the encoded protein is MGYTNFDQILEDAARLKRNKVAVACAHEQSVMEALRLAQNASLAQPLFIGDAERIYAIAHDLEYAITPDMVLDEPDDIAAARRAVQMVREGECDVLMKGQIHTADLLRAILDREAGLRTGRIMSHVFILELKDRLLMVTDGAMNIKPDLMQKAQIICNAVFVAQGLGIRRPKVAVLAAVETVNPDVPSTIDAAILSKMAERNQIPDCIVDGPFQMDNILSEEAARMKRLNSPVAGNADIVLVPDIEAGNALVKMFAHASSGRVAGILVGASAPVVLTSRADTAESKMLSIAVAAILANPPRRARIRLGTVSV
- the kdnA gene encoding 8-amino-3,8-dideoxy-alpha-D-manno-octulosonate transaminase, whose translation is MYRIGEEEVEEVRKVLLSGLLFRVGEGVEGHLHEVDRFEREWAQTIGTEYALCMAGGGTAALICGLVGMGIGPGDEVIVPGYTWMATATSVLAVGAIPVIAEVDETLAIDPEDVRRKITPNTRAIIPVHMVGRPANLQALLDIAHEHGLMVLEDCCQADGGSYRGKRLGSWGDAGAFSFNYFKIISCGEGGALTTNNRTLYERALVFHDGGAAFRPYAKDLGIPIFVGIQLRADEVMGAILRVQLRRLDGILNDLRRIRKRFEQELSDVPGLRIAPNNDPAGDCGVVVAFQFDSEADARAFAQQAGGWLPIDSGKHVYSNWEPLLQKRIMHHPDMNPFNHPRNQGLRAEYTPDMCPRTLDVLARTVFISLHPDWSEDAVTKRIETCRKAVREAVAQ